Below is a window of Enterococcus gilvus ATCC BAA-350 DNA.
TATTTGTCGGCAAAATGACAGTAACCATAATATAGCCAAGTGCTAACTTGTCTTCAATCTTGATCCCGACGCTTATGCCAATAGCATAGCCTAAAGCGTAAGTAAGTAAATTAAGAGGATTGTCTAAACGGTTCAATACCATCGACAGTCCAAGAATGTAAATCGTGATCTCAACCATACTCATCAATGGGGCCAATACTCGGTAGCCCTTCATCGTGAGCATAAATCGAAGGGTGTTTAAGGTGACGTAGGAAAAGTTGATAACAAAGATCATCAGCAGCATTTTTATGTCAAT
It encodes the following:
- a CDS encoding DUF2179 domain-containing protein; this translates as MIDIKMLLMIFVINFSYVTLNTLRFMLTMKGYRVLAPLMSMVEITIYILGLSMVLNRLDNPLNLLTYALGYAIGISVGIKIEDKLALGYIMVTVILPTNTDQEASLPRILRNNGYGVTQSYGEGLEGGRMVLEILSPRKTERTLYALIKEVEDRAFIISYEPKYISGGFWTKKVRKRQKSSMKP